In a single window of the Leopardus geoffroyi isolate Oge1 chromosome D2, O.geoffroyi_Oge1_pat1.0, whole genome shotgun sequence genome:
- the LOC123576408 gene encoding interferon-induced protein with tetratricopeptide repeats 1B-like isoform X2, with the protein MPDLENRILDEIEFLDTKYNAGIHNLLAYVQHLKGQTREALGSLKEAEDLIQQEHGDRSAVRSLVTWGNYAWLYHHMGRLAEARTYLDRVANTCERFAAPSCYRLDCPQMDCEEGWALLKCGGKNYERAKACFEKALAAEPENPEFSTGYAITIYRLDGFNKATQVSDAFCLQPLKEAIRLNPEDAYIKALLALKLQDVGQEAEGEKYVEEALTNMSSQTYVFRYAAKFYRRKGALDKALQLLKRALRATPSSAFLHHQMGLCYKARMIQIKRAANWQPRGQDRDNVHRLVRLAICEIQKTLMLRPTFELAYVELAYMYAEIGQHTKAEDAFQKVLHMKNINDHLQQEIHYCYGHFQELHKISVDKAITHYLKGLKIRSISRTREKILSALEKLAKRHIHQNVRVVESFSILGLIHKLKGEVSEALVCYEKALRLAADSNTMV; encoded by the coding sequence ATGCCCGATTTAGAGAACAGGATCTTGGATGAGATTGAGTTCCTAGACACCAAATACAACGCGGGCATACACAACCTGCTGGCCTACGTCCAACACCTGAAAGGCCAGACTCGGGAAGCCCTGGGGAGCCTGAAGGAAGCCGAAGACCTGATCCAGCAGGAACACGGCGACCGATCGGCTGTGAGAAGCCTGGTCACCTGGGGCAACTACGCCTGGCTGTATCACCACATGGGCAGGCTGGCGGAGGCCCGGACTTACCTGGACAGGGTGGCGAACACTTGCGAGAGGTTTGCAGCCCCCTCCTGCTACAGGCTGGACTGTCCTCAGATGGACTGTGAGGAAGGGTGGGCCTTGCTGAAGTGTGGAGGAAAGAACTACGAGCGGGCCAAGGCCTGCTTCGAAAAGGCTCTGGCAGCGGAGCCTGAGAACCCTGAATTCAGCACTGGGTATGCAATCACCATCTACCGCCTGGACGGCTTCAACAAAGCGACCCAGGTCAGCGACGCATTTTGTCTGCAGCCTCTAAAAGAGGCCATCAGGCTAAACCCAGAAGACGCGTATATCAAGGCTCTGCTCGCCCTGAAGCTTCAGGACGTGGGCCAAGAAGCCGAAGGAGAAAAGTACGTCGAAGAGGCACTGACCAACATGTCCTCGCAGACCTACGTCTTTCGATACGCGGCCAAGTTTTACCGCAGGAAAGGCGCTCTGGATAAAGCTCTTCAGCTCTTAAAGAGGGCCCTGCGGGCCACGCCCTCCTCCGCTTTCCTGCATCACCAGATGGGGCTTTGTTACAAGGCACGCATGATCCAAATCAAGAGAGCGGCAAACTGGCAGCCCAGAGGACAGGATAGAGACAATGTCCACAGATTGGTTCGCTTGGCTATATGTGAAATTCAAAAGACTCTGATGCTAAGGCCCACATTTGAGTTGGCTTACGTTGAGCTGGCTTACATGTATGCAGAAATAGGCCAACACACAAAGGCTGAGGACGCCTTTCAGAAAGTGTTGCACATGAAGAACATCAACGATCATCTGCAACAAGAGATTCATTACTGCTATGGCCATTTCCAAGAACTTCACAAGATATCTGTGGATAAAGCAATCACCCATTATTTAAAAGGTCTCAAAATAAGAAGCATCTCCCGCACCAGGGAAAAAATTCTCAGCGCCCTAGAGAAGTTAGCTAAAAGACATATTCATCAGAATGTACGTGTGGTGGAAAGTTTCAGCATCCTCGGGCTCATCCACAAATTGAAAGGGGAAGTGAGTGAGGCCCTGGTGTGTTATGAGAAGGCTCTCAGGCTGGCTGCTGACTCCAACACCATGGTCTGA
- the LOC123576406 gene encoding interferon-induced protein with tetratricopeptide repeats 1-like isoform X2: MSKNADEVKGKLLQLRCHFTWELLVEDTEMPDLENRILDEIEFLDTKYNAGIHNLLAYVQHLKGQTREALGSLKEAEDLIQQEHGDRSAVRSLVTWGNYAWLYHHMGRLAEARTYLDRVANTCERFAAPSCYRLDCPQMDCEEGWALLKCGGKNYERAKACFEKALAAEPENPEFSTGYAITIYRLDGFNKATQVSDAFCLQPLKEAIRLNPEDAYIKALLALKLQDVGQEAEGEKYVEEALTNMSSQTYVFRYAAKFYRRKGALDKALQLLKRALRATPSSAFLHHQMGLCYKAHMIQIKRAANWQPRGQDRDNVDKMVRLAIAHFQFALEQKPTFDVAYIHLAGMYIEAGNHRKAEDIYQKLLCLTSLDEEKQQKVHFHYGQFQEFQKKSEVNAIIHYLKALKTEKVSLTRDKCINSLEKLTLRRLSRNASDIESLSILGFIYKVKGEMNKALEYYEQALRLAVDSGNSGT; this comes from the coding sequence tAAGAACGCTGATGAGGTCAAAGGTAAGCTGCTTCAGCTGAGATGCCACTTCACCTGGGAGCTGCTAGTTGAAGACACTGAGATGCCCGATTTAGAGAACAGGATCTTGGATGAGATTGAGTTCCTAGACACCAAATACAACGCGGGCATACACAACCTGCTGGCCTACGTCCAACACCTGAAAGGCCAGACTCGGGAGGCCCTGGGGAGCCTGAAGGAAGCCGAAGACCTGATCCAGCAGGAACACGGCGACCGATCGGCTGTGAGAAGCCTGGTCACCTGGGGCAACTACGCCTGGCTGTATCACCACATGGGCAGGCTGGCGGAGGCCCGGACTTACCTGGACAGGGTGGCGAACACTTGCGAGAGGTTTGCAGCCCCCTCCTGCTACAGGCTGGACTGTCCTCAGATGGACTGTGAGGAAGGGTGGGCCTTGCTGAAGTGTGGAGGAAAGAACTACGAGCGGGCCAAGGCCTGCTTCGAAAAGGCTCTGGCAGCGGAGCCTGAGAACCCTGAATTCAGCACTGGGTATGCAATCACCATCTATCGCCTGGACGGCTTCAACAAAGCGACCCAGGTCAGCGACGCATTTTGTCTGCAGCCTCTAAAAGAGGCCATCAGGCTAAACCCAGAAGACGCGTATATCAAGGCTCTGCTCGCCCTGAAGCTTCAGGACGTGGGCCAAGAAGCCGAAGGAGAAAAGTACGTCGAAGAGGCACTGACCAACATGTCCTCGCAGACCTACGTCTTTCGATACGCGGCCAAGTTTTACCGCAGGAAAGGCGCTCTGGATAAAGCTCTTCAGCTCTTAAAGAGGGCCCTGCGGGCCACGCCCTCCTCCGCTTTCCTGCATCACCAGATGGGGCTTTGTTACAAGGCACACATGATCCAAATCAAGAGAGCGGCAAACTGGCAGCCCAGAGGACAGGATAGAGACAATGTCGACAAAATGGTAAGGTTAGCCATAGCTCATTTTCAATTTGCTCTGGAACAAAAGCCCACATTTGACGTTGCTTATATACACCTGGCCGGTATGTACATAGAAGCTGGCAACCACAGAAAAGCTGAAGACATTTACCAAAAATTGTTATGTTTGACGTCCCTCGAcgaagaaaaacagcaaaaggtACATTTCCACTATGGTCAATTTCaggaatttcaaaagaaatctgaagtcaATGCAATTATCCATTATTTAAAAgcactaaaaacagaaaaggtgTCACTGACAAGAGATAAATGTATTAATTCTTTGGAGAAACTGACTTTAAGAAGACTTTCCAGAAATGCATCAGACATAGAAAGCTTGAGCATTCTTGGGTTTATCTACAAAGTCAAAGGCGAAATGAATAAAGCCCTGGAGTACTATGAGCAGGCCCTGCGGCTGGCTGTGGACTCTGGGAACTCTGGCACCTGA
- the LOC123576406 gene encoding interferon-induced protein with tetratricopeptide repeats 1-like isoform X1: MAQDVAHILKPQSPGWISEEPTAKQDPAELAAMSKNADEVKGKLLQLRCHFTWELLVEDTEMPDLENRILDEIEFLDTKYNAGIHNLLAYVQHLKGQTREALGSLKEAEDLIQQEHGDRSAVRSLVTWGNYAWLYHHMGRLAEARTYLDRVANTCERFAAPSCYRLDCPQMDCEEGWALLKCGGKNYERAKACFEKALAAEPENPEFSTGYAITIYRLDGFNKATQVSDAFCLQPLKEAIRLNPEDAYIKALLALKLQDVGQEAEGEKYVEEALTNMSSQTYVFRYAAKFYRRKGALDKALQLLKRALRATPSSAFLHHQMGLCYKAHMIQIKRAANWQPRGQDRDNVDKMVRLAIAHFQFALEQKPTFDVAYIHLAGMYIEAGNHRKAEDIYQKLLCLTSLDEEKQQKVHFHYGQFQEFQKKSEVNAIIHYLKALKTEKVSLTRDKCINSLEKLTLRRLSRNASDIESLSILGFIYKVKGEMNKALEYYEQALRLAVDSGNSGT; encoded by the exons ATGGCCCAGGATGTGGCTCACATCCTGAAACCCCAGTCTCCTGGCTGGATCTCAGAAGAGCCCACAGCTAAACAAGACCCTGCAGAACTGGCAGCCATGAG tAAGAACGCTGATGAGGTCAAAGGTAAGCTGCTTCAGCTGAGATGCCACTTCACCTGGGAGCTGCTAGTTGAAGACACTGAGATGCCCGATTTAGAGAACAGGATCTTGGATGAGATTGAGTTCCTAGACACCAAATACAACGCGGGCATACACAACCTGCTGGCCTACGTCCAACACCTGAAAGGCCAGACTCGGGAGGCCCTGGGGAGCCTGAAGGAAGCCGAAGACCTGATCCAGCAGGAACACGGCGACCGATCGGCTGTGAGAAGCCTGGTCACCTGGGGCAACTACGCCTGGCTGTATCACCACATGGGCAGGCTGGCGGAGGCCCGGACTTACCTGGACAGGGTGGCGAACACTTGCGAGAGGTTTGCAGCCCCCTCCTGCTACAGGCTGGACTGTCCTCAGATGGACTGTGAGGAAGGGTGGGCCTTGCTGAAGTGTGGAGGAAAGAACTACGAGCGGGCCAAGGCCTGCTTCGAAAAGGCTCTGGCAGCGGAGCCTGAGAACCCTGAATTCAGCACTGGGTATGCAATCACCATCTATCGCCTGGACGGCTTCAACAAAGCGACCCAGGTCAGCGACGCATTTTGTCTGCAGCCTCTAAAAGAGGCCATCAGGCTAAACCCAGAAGACGCGTATATCAAGGCTCTGCTCGCCCTGAAGCTTCAGGACGTGGGCCAAGAAGCCGAAGGAGAAAAGTACGTCGAAGAGGCACTGACCAACATGTCCTCGCAGACCTACGTCTTTCGATACGCGGCCAAGTTTTACCGCAGGAAAGGCGCTCTGGATAAAGCTCTTCAGCTCTTAAAGAGGGCCCTGCGGGCCACGCCCTCCTCCGCTTTCCTGCATCACCAGATGGGGCTTTGTTACAAGGCACACATGATCCAAATCAAGAGAGCGGCAAACTGGCAGCCCAGAGGACAGGATAGAGACAATGTCGACAAAATGGTAAGGTTAGCCATAGCTCATTTTCAATTTGCTCTGGAACAAAAGCCCACATTTGACGTTGCTTATATACACCTGGCCGGTATGTACATAGAAGCTGGCAACCACAGAAAAGCTGAAGACATTTACCAAAAATTGTTATGTTTGACGTCCCTCGAcgaagaaaaacagcaaaaggtACATTTCCACTATGGTCAATTTCaggaatttcaaaagaaatctgaagtcaATGCAATTATCCATTATTTAAAAgcactaaaaacagaaaaggtgTCACTGACAAGAGATAAATGTATTAATTCTTTGGAGAAACTGACTTTAAGAAGACTTTCCAGAAATGCATCAGACATAGAAAGCTTGAGCATTCTTGGGTTTATCTACAAAGTCAAAGGCGAAATGAATAAAGCCCTGGAGTACTATGAGCAGGCCCTGCGGCTGGCTGTGGACTCTGGGAACTCTGGCACCTGA
- the LOC123576408 gene encoding interferon-induced protein with tetratricopeptide repeats 1B-like isoform X1, translating into MSDESNGNPIEDSLVQLRCHFTWELLVEDTEMPDLENRILDEIEFLDTKYNAGIHNLLAYVQHLKGQTREALGSLKEAEDLIQQEHGDRSAVRSLVTWGNYAWLYHHMGRLAEARTYLDRVANTCERFAAPSCYRLDCPQMDCEEGWALLKCGGKNYERAKACFEKALAAEPENPEFSTGYAITIYRLDGFNKATQVSDAFCLQPLKEAIRLNPEDAYIKALLALKLQDVGQEAEGEKYVEEALTNMSSQTYVFRYAAKFYRRKGALDKALQLLKRALRATPSSAFLHHQMGLCYKARMIQIKRAANWQPRGQDRDNVHRLVRLAICEIQKTLMLRPTFELAYVELAYMYAEIGQHTKAEDAFQKVLHMKNINDHLQQEIHYCYGHFQELHKISVDKAITHYLKGLKIRSISRTREKILSALEKLAKRHIHQNVRVVESFSILGLIHKLKGEVSEALVCYEKALRLAADSNTMV; encoded by the coding sequence TGACGAATCAAACGGGAATCCCATTGAAGATAGCCTGGTTCAGCTGAGATGCCACTTCACCTGGGAGCTGCTAGTTGAAGACACTGAGATGCCCGATTTAGAGAACAGGATCTTGGATGAGATTGAGTTCCTAGACACCAAATACAACGCGGGCATACACAACCTGCTGGCCTACGTCCAACACCTGAAAGGCCAGACTCGGGAAGCCCTGGGGAGCCTGAAGGAAGCCGAAGACCTGATCCAGCAGGAACACGGCGACCGATCGGCTGTGAGAAGCCTGGTCACCTGGGGCAACTACGCCTGGCTGTATCACCACATGGGCAGGCTGGCGGAGGCCCGGACTTACCTGGACAGGGTGGCGAACACTTGCGAGAGGTTTGCAGCCCCCTCCTGCTACAGGCTGGACTGTCCTCAGATGGACTGTGAGGAAGGGTGGGCCTTGCTGAAGTGTGGAGGAAAGAACTACGAGCGGGCCAAGGCCTGCTTCGAAAAGGCTCTGGCAGCGGAGCCTGAGAACCCTGAATTCAGCACTGGGTATGCAATCACCATCTACCGCCTGGACGGCTTCAACAAAGCGACCCAGGTCAGCGACGCATTTTGTCTGCAGCCTCTAAAAGAGGCCATCAGGCTAAACCCAGAAGACGCGTATATCAAGGCTCTGCTCGCCCTGAAGCTTCAGGACGTGGGCCAAGAAGCCGAAGGAGAAAAGTACGTCGAAGAGGCACTGACCAACATGTCCTCGCAGACCTACGTCTTTCGATACGCGGCCAAGTTTTACCGCAGGAAAGGCGCTCTGGATAAAGCTCTTCAGCTCTTAAAGAGGGCCCTGCGGGCCACGCCCTCCTCCGCTTTCCTGCATCACCAGATGGGGCTTTGTTACAAGGCACGCATGATCCAAATCAAGAGAGCGGCAAACTGGCAGCCCAGAGGACAGGATAGAGACAATGTCCACAGATTGGTTCGCTTGGCTATATGTGAAATTCAAAAGACTCTGATGCTAAGGCCCACATTTGAGTTGGCTTACGTTGAGCTGGCTTACATGTATGCAGAAATAGGCCAACACACAAAGGCTGAGGACGCCTTTCAGAAAGTGTTGCACATGAAGAACATCAACGATCATCTGCAACAAGAGATTCATTACTGCTATGGCCATTTCCAAGAACTTCACAAGATATCTGTGGATAAAGCAATCACCCATTATTTAAAAGGTCTCAAAATAAGAAGCATCTCCCGCACCAGGGAAAAAATTCTCAGCGCCCTAGAGAAGTTAGCTAAAAGACATATTCATCAGAATGTACGTGTGGTGGAAAGTTTCAGCATCCTCGGGCTCATCCACAAATTGAAAGGGGAAGTGAGTGAGGCCCTGGTGTGTTATGAGAAGGCTCTCAGGCTGGCTGCTGACTCCAACACCATGGTCTGA
- the LOC123576405 gene encoding interferon-induced protein with tetratricopeptide repeats 5-like: MWSPQPPWAGPVCKPLEQKRMCISLCPGAGACEMRKDLLKAILLELECHFTWNLLKEDILFDVENTIGQQLEFLTTESRLTLYNLLAYVKHLKGQNEDALACLEQAEDITWREHPDKEEIRRLVTWGNYAWVYYHMDQLKEAQRHLDKIGAVCKKRSSPSDYKLESPEIECEKGWAFLKFGGKYYQKAKVAFEKALEAEPDNPEFSIGYAITVYRLDDRNRGGPARSLSLGPLRKAVTLNPDNAYMKVLLALKLQDVHAEAEGERYIEEILDQIASQPYVLRYAAKFYRRKKSWDEALGLLKKGLKATPTSSFLHHQMGLCYRAQMIQIKKDTCNRPKGEDKLRVDRLIAMALSHFKAAVERDSTFAFAYTDLANMYAEGGQYSKAEDVFQKALHLENITDDHRHQIHYYYGRFQEFHCKSESTAIHHYVEALKLRDRSLLRTKLTSALKKLAVKRLSHDASDVQSLCALGFVHKLEGEKRQAAEFYAQAQRIDPENAESLAALCELRLCI, translated from the exons ATGTGGTCTCCTCAGCCTCCTTGGGCTGGGCCGGTGTGTAAACCTCTGGAGCAGAAGCGGATGTGCATTTCACTCTGCCCAGGGGCAGGGGCCTG TGAAATGCGTAAGGACCTCCTGAAGGCCATTCTGTTAGAGTTGGAATGTCACTTTACATGGAATTTACTTAAGGAAGACATTCTGTTTGATGTGGAAAATACAATCGGGCAGCAGCTTGAGTTTCTCACCACAGAATCCAGACTCACTCTTTACAACCTATTGGCCTATGTGAAACACCTAAAAGGGCAAAATGAAGATGCCCTGGCATGCTTGGAACAAGCAGAAGACATAACCTGGAGAGAACACCCAGACAAAGAAGAAATACGGCGTCTGGTCACTTGGGGAAACTATGCCTGGGTGTACTATCACATGGACCAGCTTAAGGAGGCACAGAGGCATTTAGACAAGATAGGGGCCGTCTGCAAGAAACGGTCCAGTCCTTCTGACTACAAGTTGGAGAGTCCTGAGATTGAATGTGAAAAAGGGTGGGCATTCTTGAAATTTGGAGGAAAGTATTACCAGAAGGCTAAAGTGGCTTTTGAGAAGGCTCTGGAAGCGGAACCTGACAATCCAGAATTCAGCATTGGCTACGCCATCACGGTGTATCGACTGGATGACCGTAACAGAGGAGGGCCTGCAAGGAGCTTGTCTCTGGGCCCGCTGAGGAAGGCTGTCACCCTGAACCCAGATAACGCCTACATGAAGGTTTTACTGGCGCTGAAGCTTCAAGATGTACATGCAGAAGCTGAAGGGGAAAGGTACATTGAAGAAATCCTGGACCAGATAGCTTCCCAACCTTACGTCCTTCGTTATGCAGCCAAAttctacaggagaaaaaaatcctgGGACGAAGCTCTTGGACTTTTGAAAAAGGGCTTGAAGGCGACGCCCACGTCCTCGTTCCTGCATCACCAGATGGGACTCTGCTATAGGGCACAAATGATCCAGATCAAGAAGGACACGTGCAACAGGCCTAAAGGGGAGGATAAACTGAGAGTCGACAGGCTTATTGCGATGGCTCTCTCTCATTTCAAAGCAGCTGTGGAACGAGACTCCACGTTTGCGTTTGCCTACACGGACCTGGCCAACATGTACGCTGAGGGAGGCCAGTATAGCAAGGCTGAAGACGTTTTCCAGAAAGCCCTTCACCTGGAGAACATAACTGATGATCACAGACATCAGATCCACTATTACTATGGCCGCTTTCAGGAATTTCACTGTAAATCAGAAAGTACTGCCATCCACCATTATGTAGAGGCCTTGAAGCTTAGAGACCGGTCACTCCTCCGGACCAAACTAACAAGTGCTCTGAAAAAACTGGCTGTCAAGAGACTTAGTCACGATGCTTCAGATGTGCAGAGTTTATGTGCCCTGGGGTTTGTTCACAAgctggagggagaaaagaggcaagCTGCTGAGTTCTATGCTCAGGCCCAGAGGATAGACCCAGAAAATGCAGAGTCCCTTGCTGCTCTCTGTGAGCTCAgactttgtatttaa